GACATTGGAAACTTTCTTCAGCAAATTTTGGCAGTTGCCCAGTTCCAGTTAAGGAGTCACTATTAATTAAAGCTGGTGGCATCACTTCTAAGTATCCTGCGCCAATTTGTTGATCCAGCATAAAATTAATTAAGGCTCTCTCTAGGGCGGCTCCTTTGCCAATGAGATTAACAAACCGACTTTGAGCAATTTTGACGGCGCGATTAAATTCTAAAATTCCGAGCTTTTCACCAATTTCCCAATGCGGTAAAATTTTTGAGGAATCACTGGGTAAATATTCATCACCCCAACGGCGGACTTCTACGTTTTCGGTTTCATCTTCTCCCACTGGTGTCGTTTCACTGGGGAGGTTAGGAAGGGAAAGTAAAAGGTCAGTAATTTGTTTTTTTAATTCTTTTTCTTGTGGCTCTAGTGAATTAAGTTCTTGTTTAATCTCGTTACTTTTTTCTTTGATTTTAGTGACTTCTTCACTATCAGGAGCTAATCCCGATTGAATTTTTTTGCCTATTTCTTTACTAATTTCGTTGCTACGAGCTTGTAAGCGCGATCGCGATGTTTCTAAATTCCGCTGCTTTTCGTTTAAGTCTAAAATTTCTTGTATCTGATACTCTGAACTACGGCGATTTAATAATTCCTGCACCACCTCTGGTTCTTGACGAATGCGCTTAATGTCTAACACATAACCTCCTGTTTTTTATTTGGTCAACCGTTGAGTCAGCCAAAGCGAGGACACAATCCCTGCAAAATGAGCAGCAACGATATTAACATTTGCCTGAATAATGAGCAAATCAATGGAATTAACAAACTCTTGCGGATTTGCCCCAATCACTAATTGCGGTTGAGTTAAAGACTTAACTAAGACAATGCCCACAATTGCTTGCGCTCCCACAATCGTTAGTAGTAAGCCCACTAAGTTCGACATCAAACCAATTCGTAATAGTCGCAAAATAACTGAACGACTGGGGCGGGAACTGGGCTCAGCCGTAGCTAGACGACGGGAAATTTGGGTATAGCGGTAAGAGAGATAAATACTCACCCCTAGAGCAATAATGCCACCTAAGGCAAAAAATACGCCTACTCCTGTTGCTTGAGTGGTATTTTCATTTCCAACGAGATTAACAGAGCCAACCAACAAAGTAACTGTGGAAACCACTCCAAGTACCAGTTGTACCCATAGCCCAATATTCCCCCCCAATTTGAGGGAAGAGGAGGCGCGTTTTACCGCAAGGGGGAGAGAAGAACTAACTTCTGGTTTATTATTCATATTAAATCAAGGGTCTGAAACCGAGCCGTTGACGACGTTAGCTAATTCGAGATAGAGTATTTTTAAGTGGTATTACTTAAAATACTCCAAAATTTTTGTATAGCTTCCTTGCCTACTTCTGTCAAGGTGTTTACCTTTTAGACTAGCCTAGCAATTTAGGCTTTTAGATAGCACAGACTAGTGGCTTATCTATCCCAGAGTCTGTAGCCAATAGAAGCTGAATTGCCTAGCTAGTGCTCAACTCATAGATAGTTATTTGAAACACCGTCCCATCAGAGGAGGAATGCTGAACCTATACGATTTCAAAAATAACGCCATGTCTATATTTTAGATGAGTTATTGCAATTGTCGAGGGGCAAAGTTGTTTGGAACCTTAACGTTTCAGTAATTGAGGCAGATATTTTCAGCATTAACTTTGATTTTTGGTATGAATATACAAAAAAATTTAATGGACAATTCAGAGTTTTCACTTTACTTTATTAGTAGTTAATTAAGTTACCCATACTTCGCAACTAACCCTAATGACCTCTATTTAGCTCGACCTCATTTGGTCATGACATGCTCATGAAATTTGAAGAGATCTATCAATTTTTTAACAACCCTCCCCCTACTTATCTCAATCGAGAACTAGCTGTGTGCTACATTTTGGACATAATTTTACAACAAGAAGAATCTTATGGAACCGAATTAATTACACAACTAACAGAGAACTTTCCCCAATATCGACTTTCTGATACGGTTCTGTATAGTGCCTTAAACTTCCTAGAACACACGGGAGTGATTCAAGGCTACTGGAGAAAGCGTAAAGGGCGGGGTCGTCCTCGTAAAATGTATAAAGTGGTAGGAGAACAGAAAGCGCAAGCGGAAGATTTAGCCAAGCTCTGGCGCAATTATGTTCACAAGAGCTGATCCAAGCAGTTCTTGAAAGTTACCATTTAAATTTTAGCAGTTTATTCTATCGACAGGTTAAAGTGACTACGACTCCTATTTTATCCTCAACTTTCTTGCTCACCTGTTTACTTTTAGTGGGGTTAATTTTCTTTATTCGAGCTTCTGTGAAAGATCGCACACGAGAAGTTCAGTTTACAGCTAATATACCAGAAAGTAAACTTATTCCCGAAATTAAAAATTATTTTTTCCAGCGAGCTTATAAAGTGAAATCTCTAGATCCTAACCAAGAACAAGTTATTCTAGAGGGCTTTGTCCAGCCCAGTTGGTTTTTAGCCATCTTTCTTTCTGTGTTAGCGGCTTTGGGCTTACTGTGTATTAGTTTAGTGTTATTTTTATTTTTTAGTGAGTTCAATTATCGCAGTTTTTTCTTTATTCTCTTAGCTTTTTCTCCCTTAGCAGGGATTTTTTACTGGAAAAAAGCGGGACGAGTGGAAGAAGTTTCTCTTAAGTTAGAAACCTCTCCCAATTCCTCAGAAGAAAATTCTACTAAGAGCTTAATTACTGTGAAAGCTCATCGAGATGAGTTAATTGCACTTCAGCAAGCCTTATCGTTAACAATGGTCTAATTGCTTGATTGTTTTCTGTGTTTATCTTTTCCAGAAAACTTGCTTGTTGCTACAATGCAGCAAATGTTAAAGGTATATTGCTATTAATTGAGGAATTTTGAATGAACGATACCAAAAAAATTGCTGTTGGAATTGTGGGAGCTTCTGGGTATGGAGGAGTGCAATTAGTTCGTTTACTTTGGGAGCATCCCCAAGTAGAGATTACTTACTTGGGAGGAAATGAGAGTGCCGGCAAGGACTTCGCTGAACTTTATCCTCATTTTGGACATCGTTTTCACTATAAAATTGAGCCTATTGATGTAGAAATGATCGCGCAACGTTGTCAGGTGGTGTTTCTCTCACTTCCCCATGGTTTAGCTTATAAAATTGCTCCTCAATTACTAGAAAAGGGGTTACAAGTTCTTGACTTATCCGCTGATTATCGTTTCAGTGATCTCAATACTTATAGCACGGCTTATAACGTGGAAAGAGATGATGAAGAAACCGCTTCCAATGCCGTTTATGGACTACCAGAGTTATATCAATCGTTAATTAAAAATACTTCTTTAGTTGGGTGTCCTGGCTGTTACCCGACAGCGAGTTTACTCGCGATCGCGCCGCTACTCAAACAGGGCTTAATTCTCCCAGAAAGTCTGATCATTGATGCTAAATCAGGAACTTCAGGAGGGGGACGTAAAAGCAAAGTTAATTTACTCCTTGCTGAAGCTGATAATACCCTCAGCCCTTATGGAGTTGCCGGACATCGTCATACCCCAGAAATTGAAGCCATTTGTACGCATCTTGCTGGGGTAGATATGCGAGTTCAGTTTACTCCCCATCTAATTCCAATGGTCAGGGGAATGTTAACGACTGTTTATGCTACCTTGCGCGATCCCGGACTTGTTGGAGATGATCTAATTACTATTTATAATGCCTTTTATCGCTCTTCTCCCTTTGTTAGGATTTTACCGAATGGTGTTTATCCGCAAACCAAATGGACAGCCGGTACGAACCTCTGCTACATCGGAATTGAAGTAGATCCTCGCACTGATCGGGTAATTGTTATGTCCGCCATTGATAATTTAATGAAAGGACAAGCTGCCCAAGCAGTTCAATGTCTAAACATAATGCGGGGATGGGAAGAGACTCTAGGTTTACCCGAAATCGCCTTTTATCCCTAATTTTAATCAGCAAAGGCTTCCTTTACCGCAGGATGAATTAGTTGCTGATTTTTAACATTTAATCCTTTCGCGAGAACCGAATTGTTTTCTAGAGCAGCTAATCCTTGATCAGCTATTTGTATCACATAGGGCAGTGTACTATTATTCAAGGCTTGGGTTGCTGTCCAAGGAACCGCCCCTGGCATATTGGGAACACCAAAGTGAACTACCTCTTCTTCAATATAAGTGGGATGACTGTGAGAAGTTGCTTGTAACGTTTCTACACATCCTCCTTGATCCACTGCAACATCAACAATGACACTTCCCGGCCGCATTTGTTGCACTAATTCCCGTTTAACTAATTTTGGGGCGCGTTTTCCTGTAGTTAAAACTGCCCCAATCAGTAAGTCGGCTTCCGGCACTACCGTTTCAATTTGGGAGGGATGGCTATAGAGCAATTCTACCCGAGAACCAAAGAGGTTTTCTAATTCCCCTAGCCGCTCGACATTGATATCTAAAATCTGTACTTGTGCGCCAATTCCCACTGCCATGCGGGCAGCTTCTGTTCCCACTACACCGCCGCCGAGAATCACTACACGCCCTGATCTAACCCCTGGAAAGCCACCTAATAAAACGCCACGCCCCCCTTGCTGTTTTTCCAGATGATGTGCCCCAAATTGTAGGGATAAACGTCCTGCAATAATGCTCATGGGATTGAGAAGAGGGAGCTTTCCATTAGGGAGTTCTACAGTTTCATAAGCAATAGCCGTAATCCCAGAGTTAATGAGGGCTTCAGTAAGAGCGCGATCGGCAGCCAGATGTAAATAGGTAAATAAAATTTGGTCTTTGTGTAAATAAGGATACTCATCAGGTAGTGGCTCTTTCACTTTTACTACTAACTCCCGATGCCAGGCTTGTTTGGGTTGAGTAACAATCGTTGCCCCCGACTTTTGATAGTCCTCATCGGTAAAACCGGCTCCCAATCCGGCTTGAGTTTCTATAAAAACTTGATGATTTCTTTCGCATAAACTACGAACACTACTCGGGTTCAAGCCTACACGATATTCCTGATCTTTAATTTCTTTGGGAACGCCGATTTCCATGTTGCCTACCTTTATCTCATAGTCTAATTCGATTATGATACAAGCTACTATGAGACACCATAACTCTCTTAAGAGTTTTGAGACATTTCAGACTTCATATCTTTGAATTGGTGCATCCGATAGAGGCTGTAAATATCAAACCATCCTGCGACTAAAGCTAAGGTGAGTCCTAAAACCATTAGACCACGCCAAATAGAACCTGCTCCAAAGACTCTTAAAAAGCTCAGAAGTTGATTAAAACCCACTTCCCCAATACTTTCTAAGCCTGGAAAATAGCTTACACCAAGCGCGATCGTTAATAATCCTAAGACGAACATCACAGGAAAGGTAAAGCTAATTACAAAAGTTACAGTAAAAGATCGCAACAAGTCACATATAGGTTTCATTATTCTATCCATCCATCGAGAAACTATTCACTACAATAGGGAAACTTACCCAATTTGTGGGACAAATGTCAGAAATCTTTAATGTTTATTAAAAATCTTGTTGAAGTTAGGTAACGTTGTTTGTCTTTTGTCCTTTGTCCTTTGTAAACCAATGACCAATGACTAATGACTAATGACTGATGACCAATGACTAATGACTGATGACTAATGACCAATCACTAAGCGAACCTACAATCATGCCAACGAGTAGAATAAATCCTAATCCTACATTTTGGCGAAAAATGGCACTATAGAGGGTTGGTGGGATTTCTGGTTGGCGCAGACGATAATATTGCCAAGCCCAACCGCAGACAGCAATTCCCCAAGCTAACCAAAATGTGAACTGAAGCTGGGTTTTTACAGCTAGAACTGCCATTGTAATTGCTGTTCCAAGAAAAAAGACTCCCACCGCCTCTGGGGTATAATTGCCAAAAAATAAGGCACTAGAATTAATGCCAATCTTACGGTCATCTTCGCGATCAGCGATCGCATAAACCGTATCAAACCCTAATGTCCACAAAACTGTTGCACCCCACAATAACCAAGTTTCTTCCCCAACACAATTCAGAATATTCCAAGGAGCTTCGGAAGAATTGTTACAGCTTATCGCAGTCCAACTAATTAAAACAGCAAAGCCCCAAGCAAGGGACAATACTAATTGAGGAACGGGAAAAAAACGTTTAGCGAGTGGGTAACAGATAATAACTGGAACTGCCAACACAGATAACAGAAAGCTGACAGGATTAAGGTAAAGGGCTAAGATCGCAGCGCAAACAAATGCTAAAAGCGCCACTATAATTCCTACTTTTATAGATAATGCCCGGGATGCGAGAGGGCGAGTACGGGTTCTTTCTACTTGGGGATCAATGTTGCGATCCCAAAGATCATTAACAACACAACCAGCCGCAGAGGTAACGAAACTTCCTAAAACAATAATCGTTACTAACGGAGCGGGGGGCATTCCTTTAGCGGCTAAAAATACAGCCCACAGTGCGGGAATCATTAAAATGAGTCGTCCCGTTGGCTTATCCCAGCGTAATAGTTTAATAATTGCTTGCCAAGTAGATAGTTGTGAAGATTCATGCGCCATAATCGAGTCAATTAACCAGATTGATCGCCTTTTCTTTAATTTATCTCATTTCCTGAGAAGATGCTTAGCCTTAGCCTCGCAACGACAAGCTCATCTTAGGGTTAAATCAATCAACGACTAATGGTTATGATAGTTGGTGCTTGAGGAGTTTTAAGCCTTTTTTGAGACGACGGGAAACAGTGACTACACTGATCCCCAAAACCTCTGCAGCCTCTTTCTGTGTCAAGTCTTGCAGAAAAACAAATTCTAAAACACTTCGCGTCCGCTCTTCTAACTCAACCAATCCTTGTTGGAGGCGAATGCGATCTTCTTGGGCTAACTGAAAACTTCGATATTGTTGATCAGGAACTAATTCCCCTAAACTTGTATTTTCCTCTTCGGAGCCAATAGGAATATCTAAGCTAAGGGGTTCTCGATTTTTCGCCGCTAATTTAATCTCTTGCCACTCTTCTAGAGATATGTTTAGTTTTTCTGCAATTTCAGCTTCTGTGGGAGATCTTTTTAACTCTTCACGTAAGACTTGAGTTACTTTTGAGGCTTGTTGCTTCAACTCTAACCATCGCCGAGGAATTTTTACGGAAGTGCTGCGATCGCGCAAATAATGCTGAATCTCTCCCCGAATATAAGGCATAGCAAAAGAACTAAATGCATTCCCTTTTGATAAGTTAAACCGTTCAATTGCACGGATTAAACCAATACAGCCTACTTGAATTAAGTCATCATAACTTTCACCACACTGATTAACCCAATGATGAGCTTCTTTGCGAACAAGCCCCATATTTAGCTCAACTATTTGATTACGAACTTTTTGCTCAGGGTTATCTTGATAACATCTTAGGAGCTCTAAGCTATTGCGTTTAACATTTACAGTAGTAAGAGAAGCCATATTATTTTCTACTCAAGTCATTTGAACTGACTAATTTCTTATACTTATCGTGAGTCGGATTAGCGATCTCAATCAATTATTAAGGATATAAAAAAGCAAATCCTTTTTTGATCACACCTATATTATTAATGACCTAAAGTCACTTCTACAACAGTATATTCACCCTTTTTTCACAAAGAGTTGAGTAGGCTAACAATTTATTTCATCAGGGTTTTTCGGGAAGCAATCACTAACGCGAATGAGTTAATTAACTATATAGAGGCTCTTAAATGATCTAATTTTTGTCGCACAGCTTGCATGTCTTGCCACATGAGCCATTTCGGTTTTCCTTTTTCTCGGGACGGGTTTCTCAATAAATAAGCAGGGTGAAAAATTGCCATCGCCCAACGTCCTTCCCACTGTAACCACTGTCCTCTAATTTTAGTAATTCCTTTTTTTTCTCCTGTTAATCCCTTGAGTGCGGTTGCCCCTGTAAACAAAATAATTTTGGGATCAACTAATCTAATTTGTTCTAGTAAATAAGACTTACAAGCGACAATTTCTTTATTAATCGGCGTGCGATTTTCAGGCGGACGACATTTAACGATATTAGAAATATACACATCTTTTTCTAGACTCAATTCCACAGAAGCAAGAATTTTATCTAATAGTTGTCCAGACTTACCAACAAAAGGGAGTCCTTGTTCATCTTCACTCTTCCCTGGTGCTTCTCCAATAATCATTACATCGGCTTGTGGTGTGCCACGACTAATAACAACTTGAGTTCGTGTTTGAGCTAACTCACACCGTTGACATTGTTTACAGTGAGTCGCTAAGGCTTCTAAATTGTCATAAGTCCCCGCAGGAATCGATATTTTTGAATCAAAGGGAATATTCTCCCATTCTTCTGTGTGTCTAGTTTCTGGAGAAGATAAGGTACTGTCACTAAAAAGACTGGGTTGTTGGTAATCATCACTTTTGGACATAGCAAAAAAAGCACGGCTACGATATGCTTAGCCGTGACTGTCAAAGTATCCTAAGTTATCTGGTAGCTACTTCTAGGTACGATTTGATTGGAAGTCACGTACTCGTCGAGCTAAAAGAAGGATACCATAAACAACAGCAAGATAAGTAATGGCAAGAACTGGGATTAAAATTGAGAGATCCATGGTAGTTAGTGAAGATGAAGAGTGGACAGTTAAATAAGAGTCTGTTGTCTTTTTCTAACGGTCGCTTGGCTACCTAAAATTGTTATGGGAATTCAAAGATTCCTTTGATATTATCCCTAATAGTAAAATCAGCGATGATTCTAGGAAATTTTTCCTCTTAACTTCGCTTTACTATGGAAAGCTGGAAACTATCCTCAGTTTCCTATCTATTCCATAGCTAGCAGTTTTATAATCAAGAGAGCAACGACCCTTAGAAAGCTTTACGGTCCACCAGTAATCTAGGTTTAACTAGATTAGCTTGGGAACTCTTATTAATTTCTTACTTTAAGATTAACATATTTTTCACCGAAAGCGTGGGAAGCTACGACCTCAGCGAAGCGGGTCGTTGAGGGATAGCGCGTTTAGCGACGGGTTCGATCCCCGAAGCTAAACCAACTTTAGATGTGCTATACTCATCGTCGTGACTTTTTGAAAACGATGGAACAGACTCTGACCCTTGTAGTAAAGCTAAATGTAGAACCTGAGCAAGCCACTCAACTTGAGGAAACTGCCCAGGCTTTTGCAGATGCTTGTACTTGGATTAATGAGAATGTAAACCATCGTCTAACCAATCGCAATTCAATTCAGGCTGTCTGCTATAACGATGTTAAGGAACAGTTTGGATTAAAGGCTAACCAGATTGTCCGTGCTTGCGCTAGGGTCGCCTCTAACCGAAAGACTGCCAAACATAAAGGTCGGAAAGTTAAAGGGTTCAAACCCACCTCTTTCGATTGTGATGGTAGGACTTTCTCTTTTCGGGAAAAAGATTGGACAGTTAGCGTCTCTACTCTTGGTAAGCGGTTAAGACTAGCCTTAAGAGCCAGCAATTACCATAAGGGTAAACTAACAGGGCGCAAGCCCACTTCGGCTCAAATTTGCAAACATAAAGATGGTCAATGGTATTGCCATATCCAAATCACCATTGATTATCCCGAACCCCAAAGAACTGACAAGGTTATTGGAGTTGACTTTGGGAGACGGGAAATAGCTAGAACCTCCACCAATCAGGGATGGGATGGGAAAGAAATTCAACAAAAAAGAGATAAGTTTTCTAGAGTAAGATCATCTCTTCAGAAAAAAGCTCGTAAGGGCAAGTCCGCGTCGCCTGGGGTTTCCCCAGGCGTTTATGCCGGACGCACAAGATCATCTAGACGTAGATGTCGAGAGGTCTTGAAACGGTTATCAGGACGTGAAAAGAGATATCAAAAGTGGGTTAACCACAATATTAGTAAAACTATCATCTCAGAAGCAAAAGAGACTAACTCCGCAGTGGCAATTGAAGACTTAACTGGTATTCGTGAACGAACTAACCAGAAACCCAGAAACAAGACTGAAAGAAGACAGTCTAACTCTTGGGCTTTTTATCAATTAAGAACTTTCTTGGAATATAAAGGGGTTAAGGAAGGAGTAAAAGTAATTGCTATTCCTCCTGCCTATACCAGCCAAACCTGCCACTGTTGCAACTACATTGGAATAAGAACCAATAAAAGTTTTAAGTGTTCTAACTCCGAATGTGGTTGGGGAGGAGATGCTGATCTCAATGGCGCTTTGATGATCAAAAAATGGGGCTGCTCTATAAACCAGCCTGGAGGCTCGGAGATTCTATCCTGTAGAATTTCTAGGGCTACTGAAAACGCTAACCGAGCGCGAAGCGGGTTAGCGCAGTTTATAAATATTTAATCCCTCAGGAGTTGACGCTCTCCCATTCAATCAAGGATTATGATAGAGTCGGGCAAGGCGTGATCATCTTCTCATAACAGTCTCTAAAAGTTTTTCAACTTTGCTTGGCTTATTATCTTTGATTCTGTTATTTTTATCTGAGGAGAGTTTTCATGTCGGTAAGTAGTGGATTAAAATTGTTATAAAGATATGTAAAGTGATTACACTACTGCGCCAAAAACAGGCTTACCGATGACCTCTGTAACATCTCTATTTGCTCCCGTTGATGACGATTTACGCTTACTCACCGATAATTTAAAAGAACTGGTGGGAGCGCGTCACCCCATTCTTGGTGCGGCGGCTGAACATTTATTTGGGGCGGGGGGTAAACGCTTGCGCCCAGCAATTGTTTTGTTGGCTTCCCGAGCCACGATGGTAGAACAAGATTTAACGTCTTACCACCGACGTTTGGCAGAAATTACCGAAATGATTCATACCGCAAGTTTAGTCCATGATGATGTGGTTGATGAATCAGAAACTCGCCGTAACGTAGAAACTGTCAATAGTTTATTTGGAAATCGCATTGCTGTTTTAGCAGGGGATTTTCTGTTTGCCCAATCCTCTTGGTATTTGGCGAATTTAGATAATTTGGCAGTAGTGAAACTACTTTCTGAGGTAATTCGGGATTTTGCAGAGGGAGAAATTCGACAAGGGTTAAGCCAGTTTGATGTGGATTTGTCGATTACAGATTATTTAGAAAAGAGTTACTATAAAACCGCTTCTTTGATGGCAAATAGCGTAAAAGCGGCGGGGGTGCTAAGTGGGGTGTCTCCTGAAGTGTGTGATCATCTCTATGGCTATGGGCGCAATT
This window of the Euhalothece natronophila Z-M001 genome carries:
- the ald gene encoding alanine dehydrogenase, which encodes MEIGVPKEIKDQEYRVGLNPSSVRSLCERNHQVFIETQAGLGAGFTDEDYQKSGATIVTQPKQAWHRELVVKVKEPLPDEYPYLHKDQILFTYLHLAADRALTEALINSGITAIAYETVELPNGKLPLLNPMSIIAGRLSLQFGAHHLEKQQGGRGVLLGGFPGVRSGRVVILGGGVVGTEAARMAVGIGAQVQILDINVERLGELENLFGSRVELLYSHPSQIETVVPEADLLIGAVLTTGKRAPKLVKRELVQQMRPGSVIVDVAVDQGGCVETLQATSHSHPTYIEEEVVHFGVPNMPGAVPWTATQALNNSTLPYVIQIADQGLAALENNSVLAKGLNVKNQQLIHPAVKEAFAD
- a CDS encoding DUF3611 family protein produces the protein MNNKPEVSSSLPLAVKRASSSLKLGGNIGLWVQLVLGVVSTVTLLVGSVNLVGNENTTQATGVGVFFALGGIIALGVSIYLSYRYTQISRRLATAEPSSRPSRSVILRLLRIGLMSNLVGLLLTIVGAQAIVGIVLVKSLTQPQLVIGANPQEFVNSIDLLIIQANVNIVAAHFAGIVSSLWLTQRLTK
- a CDS encoding RNA polymerase sigma factor SigF; this encodes MASLTTVNVKRNSLELLRCYQDNPEQKVRNQIVELNMGLVRKEAHHWVNQCGESYDDLIQVGCIGLIRAIERFNLSKGNAFSSFAMPYIRGEIQHYLRDRSTSVKIPRRWLELKQQASKVTQVLREELKRSPTEAEIAEKLNISLEEWQEIKLAAKNREPLSLDIPIGSEEENTSLGELVPDQQYRSFQLAQEDRIRLQQGLVELEERTRSVLEFVFLQDLTQKEAAEVLGISVVTVSRRLKKGLKLLKHQLS
- the serS gene encoding serine--tRNA ligase, with product MLDIKRIRQEPEVVQELLNRRSSEYQIQEILDLNEKQRNLETSRSRLQARSNEISKEIGKKIQSGLAPDSEEVTKIKEKSNEIKQELNSLEPQEKELKKQITDLLLSLPNLPSETTPVGEDETENVEVRRWGDEYLPSDSSKILPHWEIGEKLGILEFNRAVKIAQSRFVNLIGKGAALERALINFMLDQQIGAGYLEVMPPALINSDSLTGTGQLPKFAEESFQCQGDDLWLAPTAEVPVTNLYREEILEASKLPIYHCAYTPCFRREAGSYGKDTRGLIRLHQFNKVELVKVVRPENSPSEHEALVKDAEAILQALKLPYRVMELCTGDLGFGAAKCYDLEVWLPSSQTYREISSCSNFTDFQARRANIRFKESNQKGTHFVHTLNGSGLAIGRTMAAILENYQQSDGSVKVPEALQGYFRETTIG
- a CDS encoding 4-hydroxybenzoate solanesyltransferase — encoded protein: MAHESSQLSTWQAIIKLLRWDKPTGRLILMIPALWAVFLAAKGMPPAPLVTIIVLGSFVTSAAGCVVNDLWDRNIDPQVERTRTRPLASRALSIKVGIIVALLAFVCAAILALYLNPVSFLLSVLAVPVIICYPLAKRFFPVPQLVLSLAWGFAVLISWTAISCNNSSEAPWNILNCVGEETWLLWGATVLWTLGFDTVYAIADREDDRKIGINSSALFFGNYTPEAVGVFFLGTAITMAVLAVKTQLQFTFWLAWGIAVCGWAWQYYRLRQPEIPPTLYSAIFRQNVGLGFILLVGMIVGSLSDWSLVISH
- a CDS encoding RNA-guided endonuclease InsQ/TnpB family protein — translated: MEQTLTLVVKLNVEPEQATQLEETAQAFADACTWINENVNHRLTNRNSIQAVCYNDVKEQFGLKANQIVRACARVASNRKTAKHKGRKVKGFKPTSFDCDGRTFSFREKDWTVSVSTLGKRLRLALRASNYHKGKLTGRKPTSAQICKHKDGQWYCHIQITIDYPEPQRTDKVIGVDFGRREIARTSTNQGWDGKEIQQKRDKFSRVRSSLQKKARKGKSASPGVSPGVYAGRTRSSRRRCREVLKRLSGREKRYQKWVNHNISKTIISEAKETNSAVAIEDLTGIRERTNQKPRNKTERRQSNSWAFYQLRTFLEYKGVKEGVKVIAIPPAYTSQTCHCCNYIGIRTNKSFKCSNSECGWGGDADLNGALMIKKWGCSINQPGGSEILSCRISRATENANRARSGLAQFINI
- the sds gene encoding solanesyl diphosphate synthase; its protein translation is MTSVTSLFAPVDDDLRLLTDNLKELVGARHPILGAAAEHLFGAGGKRLRPAIVLLASRATMVEQDLTSYHRRLAEITEMIHTASLVHDDVVDESETRRNVETVNSLFGNRIAVLAGDFLFAQSSWYLANLDNLAVVKLLSEVIRDFAEGEIRQGLSQFDVDLSITDYLEKSYYKTASLMANSVKAAGVLSGVSPEVCDHLYGYGRNLGLAFQIVDDILDFTATSEVLGKPAGSDLKSGNLTAPVLYALEEKPELKDLIENEFTGEGELESAIALIKETKGIDRTRELASYHSQLAVEYLDKAVKDSPSSQALRDLADYILRRLY
- a CDS encoding helix-turn-helix transcriptional regulator, which codes for MKFEEIYQFFNNPPPTYLNRELAVCYILDIILQQEESYGTELITQLTENFPQYRLSDTVLYSALNFLEHTGVIQGYWRKRKGRGRPRKMYKVVGEQKAQAEDLAKLWRNYVHKS
- a CDS encoding cofactor assembly of complex C subunit B codes for the protein MTTTPILSSTFLLTCLLLVGLIFFIRASVKDRTREVQFTANIPESKLIPEIKNYFFQRAYKVKSLDPNQEQVILEGFVQPSWFLAIFLSVLAALGLLCISLVLFLFFSEFNYRSFFFILLAFSPLAGIFYWKKAGRVEEVSLKLETSPNSSEENSTKSLITVKAHRDELIALQQALSLTMV
- the argC gene encoding N-acetyl-gamma-glutamyl-phosphate reductase; its protein translation is MNDTKKIAVGIVGASGYGGVQLVRLLWEHPQVEITYLGGNESAGKDFAELYPHFGHRFHYKIEPIDVEMIAQRCQVVFLSLPHGLAYKIAPQLLEKGLQVLDLSADYRFSDLNTYSTAYNVERDDEETASNAVYGLPELYQSLIKNTSLVGCPGCYPTASLLAIAPLLKQGLILPESLIIDAKSGTSGGGRKSKVNLLLAEADNTLSPYGVAGHRHTPEIEAICTHLAGVDMRVQFTPHLIPMVRGMLTTVYATLRDPGLVGDDLITIYNAFYRSSPFVRILPNGVYPQTKWTAGTNLCYIGIEVDPRTDRVIVMSAIDNLMKGQAAQAVQCLNIMRGWEETLGLPEIAFYP
- a CDS encoding uracil-DNA glycosylase, with translation MSKSDDYQQPSLFSDSTLSSPETRHTEEWENIPFDSKISIPAGTYDNLEALATHCKQCQRCELAQTRTQVVISRGTPQADVMIIGEAPGKSEDEQGLPFVGKSGQLLDKILASVELSLEKDVYISNIVKCRPPENRTPINKEIVACKSYLLEQIRLVDPKIILFTGATALKGLTGEKKGITKIRGQWLQWEGRWAMAIFHPAYLLRNPSREKGKPKWLMWQDMQAVRQKLDHLRASI